A stretch of Lactuca sativa cultivar Salinas chromosome 6, Lsat_Salinas_v11, whole genome shotgun sequence DNA encodes these proteins:
- the LOC111898761 gene encoding B2 protein: MENNNQSSFWQFSDQLRVQSNNLSNLSLNDSIWSTSYASKRPEKERRNFDIRVGGDFTNSGTVNTNHSSSSNSDFNGFNFDWKVGSTNQNQTGDFGINGGFNKGIYSKPSLNFNTTDLNFEKNGFKKDGKFGKNSDDDHLSFGVKHGKNKKNNSNVNNNEKDNSKNSVDKRFKTLPPSESLPRNETVGGYIFVCNNDTMQENLKRQLFGLPPRYRDSVRQITPGLPLFLYNYSTHQLHGVFEAASFGGTNIDPSAWEDKKNPGESRFPAQVRVITRKVAEPLEEDSFRPILHHYDGPKFRLQLNIPEALSLLDIFEENKD; the protein is encoded by the exons ATGGAAAACAACAATCAATCGTCTTTTTGGCAGTTCAGTGATCAGCTTCGTGTTCAAAGCAACAATCTTTCCAACCTCTCCCTCAACGACTCCATCTGGAGCACCTCATACGCCTCCAAACGCCCCGAAAAAGAACGCCGGAACTTCGACATCCGTGTCGGCGGTGACTTCACCAACTCAGGCACCGTCAACACCAACCACTCCAGTTCATCCAACTCCgattttaatggttttaactttGACTGGAAAGTCGGGTCAACTAATCAGAACCAGACCGGTGATTTTGGGATCAACGGTGGGTTTAATAAAGGAATTTACTCAAAACCCAGTTTGAATTTTAACACCACTGATCTTAATTTCGAGAAAAACGGGTTCAAGAAAGATGGGAAGTTTGGTAAAAATAGCGACGATGATCATCTTTCATTTGGGGTTAAACATGGGAAGAACAAGAAGAACAACAGCAACGTGAATAACAACGAAAAGGATAACAGTAAAAACAGCGTTGATAAGAGGTTCAAGACTCTCCCGCCATCGGAATCCTTGCCGAGAAATGAAACCGTCGGCGGCTATATTTTCGTCTGCAACAATGACACCATGCAAGAGAATCTCAAGAGGCAACTTTTTG GTTTACCCCCGCGATACCGGGACTCTGTAAGGCAAATAACACCGGGACTCCCTCTTTTCCTTTACAACTACTCGACCCACCaactccatggtgtttttgaggCTGCAAGTTTTGGTGGAACAAACATCGATCCTTCTGCATGGGAAGACAAAAAGAATCCAGGGGAATCACGCTTTCCAGCTCAAGTTCGTGTTATAACAAGGAAAGTAGCCGAACCCTTAGAAGAAGACTCTTTCAGGCCGATTCTTCACCACTACGATGGCCCTAAGTTTCGCCTCCAACTCAATATCCCCGAG GCGCTCTCGCTTTTGGACATATTTGAAGAGAACAAGGACTGA